In Mongoliitalea daihaiensis, one DNA window encodes the following:
- the truB gene encoding tRNA pseudouridine(55) synthase TruB: MEQVPYGEVFLINKPLEWTSFDVVKKVRNALQIKKVGHAGTLDPLATGLLIVCAGKMTKSIELFMGQEKEYTGTFVLGATTESFDLEKEVIAIADPSHITLEDVKDAAAKLTGDIMQIPPMHSAIKIDGKRVYEAARKGQEILINPRPVTVSIFEITKFENPVIHFRIVCSKGTYIRSLARDLGVSLGVGAYMSSLCRTRIGDFLLENSEDLPSLISKIKERAV; encoded by the coding sequence ATGGAACAAGTACCTTACGGAGAAGTTTTTTTGATCAATAAACCACTGGAATGGACTTCCTTTGATGTAGTCAAAAAAGTAAGAAATGCACTTCAAATAAAAAAAGTCGGACATGCAGGTACCTTAGACCCTTTGGCAACTGGCTTACTTATCGTTTGTGCAGGTAAGATGACCAAGTCCATTGAGCTCTTTATGGGCCAAGAAAAAGAATATACTGGTACTTTTGTTTTGGGAGCTACCACCGAAAGTTTTGACTTAGAAAAAGAAGTGATTGCAATTGCAGATCCCTCCCATATCACATTAGAAGACGTAAAAGATGCCGCAGCGAAGTTAACAGGAGATATCATGCAAATACCTCCCATGCATTCTGCTATCAAAATAGATGGGAAAAGGGTCTATGAAGCAGCAAGAAAGGGACAGGAAATACTCATTAACCCTCGGCCAGTGACAGTGTCAATTTTTGAAATTACAAAATTTGAAAACCCTGTCATTCACTTTCGGATTGTATGTAGCAAAGGAACATATATTAGAAGTTTAGCTCGTGACTTAGGAGTAAGCCTTGGTGTTGGAGCCTATATGTCCTCTCTTTGTCGAACAAGAATCGGTGATTTCCTGTTGGAAAATAGTGAAGACTTACCATCATTGATTTCAAAAATTAAGGAACGAGCCGTATGA
- a CDS encoding cell division protein FtsX — MSRNQRKKTKLGRFKFASVLFSTTLSLFILGLFGVIVIQAKTLTKIIRENIEVQVFLNKNLSEKDIQKISDMLKSKPYIIQKEDGTGFQYISQEEAAKEFLESTGEDFTKFLDDNPLRDSFTLAIAEEYQTSELITDIVEELRLIDGVFEVTYMADLVESINQNLTKVALVLGGFIVILIFTVIMLINNTIKLALFSQRFLIRSMQLVGATRGFIRMPFLSRAFLFGIASGILASALLYGIIEYIKANIDGFALLQDYTLLYGLFGSLVIIGVILSVFSTLQAVNKYLNMSLDDLY, encoded by the coding sequence ATGAGCCGCAATCAAAGGAAAAAGACGAAACTAGGTAGATTCAAATTCGCCTCCGTGCTATTCAGCACTACACTATCGCTTTTTATTTTAGGTTTGTTTGGGGTGATTGTGATCCAAGCCAAAACCTTAACCAAGATTATCCGGGAAAATATTGAAGTACAAGTCTTCCTCAATAAAAATCTTAGCGAAAAAGATATCCAAAAGATCAGTGACATGCTAAAATCCAAACCCTACATCATCCAAAAAGAAGATGGGACGGGCTTTCAGTATATCTCTCAAGAGGAGGCTGCTAAGGAGTTTTTAGAAAGCACTGGGGAAGATTTCACGAAGTTTCTTGACGATAACCCATTAAGAGACTCCTTTACCTTGGCAATTGCTGAAGAATACCAAACTTCGGAACTCATTACTGATATTGTGGAGGAATTACGTTTGATTGATGGTGTATTTGAAGTAACATACATGGCTGATTTGGTGGAATCCATCAATCAAAATTTAACCAAAGTAGCCTTAGTGCTGGGAGGGTTTATTGTAATCTTGATTTTTACGGTCATTATGCTGATCAACAATACCATCAAGCTTGCACTATTCTCTCAACGATTCCTTATCAGAAGTATGCAATTGGTTGGGGCTACTCGTGGTTTTATCCGCATGCCGTTCCTATCACGTGCTTTTCTATTCGGAATAGCTTCGGGAATCCTAGCTTCTGCTCTTTTATACGGGATTATTGAATACATAAAAGCTAATATTGATGGTTTTGCGTTACTACAAGACTATACCCTACTGTATGGTTTATTTGGTAGCTTAGTCATCATTGGCGTAATACTTTCTGTATTTAGTACCTTACAAGCGGTTAACAAATATTTAAACATGTCTTTGGACGATCTATACTAA
- a CDS encoding undecaprenyl-diphosphate phosphatase: MDFIDAIILGIIQGLTEFLPVSSSGHLELASALLGDSKLPEESLLFTVVLHAATALATIVVFRKDILEILGGLIKFKWNEETQFSVKIILSMIPAVIIGLFFEEELEQFFGGKIMFVGFMLLVTATLLFLADKAKNTNKNVGFTNAVLVGIAQAIAMLPGISRSGATISASVLLGIDKNKAARFSFLMVVPLILGKMAKDILDGALTYNSDSIGYLSVGFVAAFISGYFACTIMIALVRKSKLTYFAIYCTVVGLIAIAAGFYNS, translated from the coding sequence ATGGATTTTATTGATGCAATCATCCTTGGAATCATTCAAGGATTGACTGAGTTTTTACCAGTTTCTTCCAGTGGACATCTTGAACTCGCTAGTGCCTTACTTGGCGATAGCAAATTGCCCGAGGAAAGTCTTTTATTCACTGTGGTACTGCATGCAGCTACTGCATTAGCCACCATTGTTGTTTTTAGAAAAGACATACTGGAGATTTTAGGAGGACTGATCAAGTTTAAGTGGAATGAGGAAACTCAATTCTCAGTAAAAATCATCCTATCCATGATCCCCGCAGTCATCATAGGCTTGTTTTTTGAAGAAGAATTGGAACAGTTTTTTGGGGGGAAAATCATGTTTGTAGGTTTTATGCTACTCGTAACCGCTACTCTGCTTTTTTTGGCAGATAAAGCAAAAAATACCAACAAAAATGTAGGGTTTACCAATGCTGTTTTGGTAGGTATTGCACAAGCTATCGCTATGTTACCAGGGATTTCCCGCTCAGGAGCCACTATTTCCGCATCAGTTCTCCTTGGAATTGATAAAAATAAGGCCGCTCGCTTTTCATTCTTAATGGTAGTCCCTTTGATTTTGGGAAAAATGGCCAAAGATATCTTGGATGGGGCTCTGACATACAACAGTGATAGTATTGGATATCTTTCGGTAGGTTTTGTAGCGGCATTTATATCCGGATATTTTGCATGTACCATCATGATTGCCCTCGTGCGCAAGAGTAAATTGACCTACTTTGCTATTTACTGTACCGTTGTTGGCTTGATTGCAATTGCCGCAGGATTCTACAATTCTTAA
- a CDS encoding bifunctional riboflavin kinase/FAD synthetase, giving the protein MRIYEGLADFSPIKNAVVTSGTFDGVHLGHQKILRRIRSIADEIAGETVLITFWPHPRLVLQPENHQLRLLSTFEEKTALLRNAGIDHLLTIPFTREFSNLSSEEFIQKILIDGINTEKLVIGYDHRFGKNREGGFDYLKANLAYYPFDLEEIAREDVDDVGVSSTKIRKALEVGKVEVANEYLGRDYELNGIIIKGQQLGRSIGFPTANIHIPHDYKLIPADGVYAVEVRVEGLRYQGMLNIGNRPTVNGNSRTIEVNIFEFSGDLYDKRVSVYLKSYLRSEVKFEGLDSLKAQLEQDRLTALQILTNQLTKSK; this is encoded by the coding sequence ATGAGGATTTACGAAGGTTTAGCTGATTTTTCTCCTATCAAAAATGCCGTAGTGACAAGCGGTACATTTGATGGAGTTCATTTAGGCCATCAAAAAATCCTTCGTCGCATTCGTTCCATTGCTGATGAAATCGCTGGTGAAACTGTTTTGATCACATTTTGGCCTCATCCTAGGCTAGTTTTGCAACCAGAGAATCATCAATTACGCTTACTCAGTACTTTTGAAGAAAAGACAGCTCTTCTACGGAATGCTGGTATTGATCACTTACTAACCATTCCTTTCACTAGGGAATTCTCCAACCTCAGCTCCGAGGAGTTTATTCAAAAAATTCTGATTGACGGAATCAATACAGAAAAACTTGTAATTGGCTACGATCACCGCTTTGGAAAAAATAGAGAAGGAGGTTTTGATTACTTAAAGGCTAATTTGGCATACTACCCTTTTGACTTGGAAGAAATTGCAAGGGAAGATGTAGACGATGTAGGTGTATCGAGCACTAAGATCAGAAAAGCCCTAGAAGTAGGAAAAGTAGAGGTAGCCAACGAATATTTGGGAAGAGACTACGAGCTGAATGGGATCATCATCAAAGGGCAGCAATTGGGTCGATCTATTGGCTTCCCAACAGCCAATATCCATATCCCTCACGATTATAAACTAATCCCAGCTGACGGCGTATATGCAGTTGAAGTTCGTGTGGAAGGCCTTCGTTACCAAGGCATGTTGAATATCGGTAACCGTCCTACAGTCAATGGAAACTCACGCACAATAGAGGTAAATATATTTGAATTTAGCGGGGATTTATATGATAAACGTGTTAGCGTCTATTTAAAATCTTATCTTCGCTCAGAAGTAAAATTTGAAGGATTGGATTCATTGAAAGCTCAGTTGGAGCAGGACAGGTTAACAGCATTGCAAATATTGACCAATCAATTAACTAAATCCAAATAA
- a CDS encoding DUF3098 domain-containing protein produces MPFSKKNYQLMLIGLAIITLGFVLIGLDNEPHGFGFLGLVLGPIVTLAGFIFQFYAIFHKPSNK; encoded by the coding sequence ATGCCTTTTTCGAAAAAAAATTATCAATTGATGCTCATAGGACTTGCCATCATCACTTTGGGATTTGTGCTCATAGGTCTTGATAATGAACCTCATGGTTTTGGCTTTTTAGGTCTCGTGCTTGGACCCATCGTAACATTAGCAGGATTTATCTTCCAGTTTTACGCTATTTTCCATAAACCATCCAATAAGTAA